A section of the Anabaena cylindrica PCC 7122 genome encodes:
- a CDS encoding Uma2 family endonuclease: MVSVKHQLTLQEFLALPEEDITYELVNGQAKPKISPKRFHSRLTIALCLLLTQWAQNQGEIGVEWAVKLKRDGRDWVPVPDLLYISYARFSSGVIENEACPIPPDLVIEIISPDQSFGEMSAKATDYLDAGVMRVWVVDAKAKTVTIFYPDTRPQTKRGTNTLKEALSPGLEITPQQIFQQAGIP, from the coding sequence ATGGTTTCTGTTAAACATCAACTTACACTACAAGAATTTCTTGCCCTTCCAGAAGAGGATATTACCTACGAATTAGTTAACGGCCAAGCCAAACCCAAAATTTCACCAAAAAGATTTCACTCACGATTAACTATTGCGCTGTGTCTGCTTCTTACCCAATGGGCGCAAAATCAAGGTGAAATTGGGGTAGAATGGGCAGTGAAGTTAAAACGTGATGGTCGAGATTGGGTTCCTGTTCCAGACTTACTTTATATCTCTTATGCTCGTTTTTCGAGTGGTGTAATTGAGAATGAAGCTTGTCCTATTCCCCCGGATTTGGTGATTGAAATTATATCACCTGACCAATCTTTTGGAGAAATGAGTGCAAAAGCTACAGATTATCTTGATGCTGGTGTCATGAGAGTTTGGGTTGTAGATGCAAAAGCTAAAACCGTTACTATTTTTTATCCTGATACTCGTCCGCAAACAAAACGAGGTACAAATACTTTAAAAGAGGCTCTTTCTCCAGGATTGGAAATTACACCTCAACAAATTTTCCAACAAGCGGGAATTCCTTAA
- a CDS encoding type II toxin-antitoxin system HicB family antitoxin: MKIKAIIWEEDGVWCGSVPALPGCHTWGESYEHLLEMLKDAVQGWLEVASQQEEIEPQKQLIELSL, translated from the coding sequence ATGAAAATAAAAGCAATTATCTGGGAAGAAGACGGTGTATGGTGTGGTTCTGTACCAGCTTTACCAGGATGTCATACCTGGGGGGAAAGCTACGAACATTTATTAGAAATGCTTAAAGACGCTGTTCAAGGTTGGTTAGAAGTTGCTAGTCAGCAAGAAGAAATTGAACCACAAAAACAGTTGATTGAGTTATCCTTATGA
- a CDS encoding type II toxin-antitoxin system HicA family toxin has product MKSVSGKSLCKIVERYGWTLKRITGSHHIYAKEGMSVILSIPVHSNRDLPNGTLRSILKDASLTEEDLD; this is encoded by the coding sequence ATGAAATCGGTTTCTGGCAAATCTCTGTGTAAGATTGTTGAACGTTATGGATGGACTTTAAAACGGATAACTGGTAGTCACCATATTTATGCTAAGGAAGGTATGAGTGTTATTCTTTCTATTCCTGTTCATAGTAATCGTGATCTACCCAATGGTACACTGAGAAGTATATTGAAAGATGCAAGTTTAACTGAGGAAGATTTAGATTAA
- a CDS encoding alanine--glyoxylate aminotransferase family protein: MTSTISVNDNHSLKLSPLEVPHRLLLGPGPSNAHPAVLQAMNNTPIGHLDPAFLALMDEIQSLLRYVWQTENPHTIAVSGTGTAAMEATLANTVEPGDVVLIGVAGYFGNRLVDMAGRYGADVRIITKPWGQVFNLDEISTAVETHKPAILALVHAETSTGARQPLEEVGELCRKYGTLLLVDTVTSLGGVPIFLDEWGVDLAYSCSQKGLGCSPGASPFTMSPHAMEKLQKRETKVANWYLDMLLLGKYWGSDRIYHHTAPVNLYYGLREALRLVAEEGLANCWQRHQKNVEYLWESLEEIGLKMHVAKEFRLPTLTTVCIPEGVDGKAVARQLLLEHNIEVGGGLGELAGKVWRVGLMGFNSRPESVDKLVEALKEVLGQ; the protein is encoded by the coding sequence ATGACATCCACAATTTCCGTCAACGATAATCACTCGTTAAAACTTTCACCCCTAGAAGTCCCCCACCGTCTATTACTTGGACCCGGCCCCTCCAATGCCCATCCAGCAGTATTACAGGCGATGAATAACACACCCATAGGGCATCTAGATCCCGCATTTTTAGCCCTCATGGATGAGATTCAATCTCTGCTACGCTATGTATGGCAAACAGAAAACCCCCATACTATCGCCGTCAGTGGTACAGGTACAGCCGCAATGGAAGCCACTTTAGCTAATACCGTAGAACCGGGAGATGTAGTATTAATTGGTGTAGCTGGTTATTTCGGTAATCGCTTAGTAGATATGGCAGGAAGATATGGCGCAGATGTGCGAATCATTACCAAACCCTGGGGGCAAGTTTTCAATTTAGATGAAATTAGTACGGCAGTAGAAACCCATAAACCCGCGATTTTAGCTTTAGTTCATGCGGAAACTTCCACCGGCGCACGTCAACCTTTAGAAGAGGTGGGTGAGTTGTGCCGCAAATATGGCACATTGCTATTAGTGGATACTGTAACTAGCTTAGGTGGTGTTCCCATTTTTTTAGATGAGTGGGGTGTTGATTTAGCTTATAGTTGCAGTCAAAAAGGCTTGGGTTGTTCTCCTGGTGCGTCACCCTTTACCATGAGTCCCCATGCTATGGAGAAATTGCAGAAGCGCGAGACTAAGGTTGCAAACTGGTATTTGGATATGTTGTTATTGGGGAAATATTGGGGAAGCGATCGCATATATCACCACACTGCCCCGGTTAATTTATATTATGGTTTACGGGAAGCATTGCGTTTAGTGGCGGAAGAAGGTTTAGCAAATTGCTGGCAACGTCATCAAAAGAATGTTGAATATCTTTGGGAAAGCTTGGAAGAAATCGGTTTAAAAATGCACGTTGCCAAGGAATTTCGGCTACCAACTTTAACTACTGTTTGCATTCCTGAAGGGGTAGATGGTAAAGCAGTTGCACGGCAGTTATTACTTGAGCATAACATTGAAGTTGGTGGTGGTTTGGGAGAATTAGCGGGTAAGGTTTGGCGTGTAGGTTTGATGGGTTTTAATAGTCGTCCTGAAAGTGTGGATAAGTTAGTTGAGGCTTTGAAAGAGGTTTTGGGTCAGTAA